One Aspergillus oryzae RIB40 DNA, chromosome 2 genomic window carries:
- a CDS encoding translation termination factor GTPase eRF3 (polypeptide release factor 3), whose product MAGQTPESWEDELSQQTEGVNLNAQNRPQPQAPSFRPGVASFQPGAASFVPGQSFQGYGGFQQYGQYGQQAYGGYPYGQQQAYGQYGAYAQQPGGYNQPYNQQYGGYQQPQQQQQPAQQQPQATQQPKAAESQPAQSAPKPAAVAAPKAKVLSIGGASDSPAAPKTKVLSIGTPSPAPASNTPSSGSATPGDSKGPDAAQAAAKVTATKAIEKTEKKAEQKAAASGKSSPAPASGRSSPGRSSPSRAEVAKAARAADAVAKEQQADVDEATLKEIYGEKKEHVNIVFIGHVDAGKSTLGGSILYVTGMVDERTLDKYKRDAKEAGRETWYLSWALDLTNEERAKGKTVEVGRAHFKLDVQSPDGPIERHFSILDAPGHKAYVHHMIGGASQADVGVLVISARKGEYETGFEKGGQTREHALLARNTGVQKLVVAVNKMDDPTVEWSHARYKECTVKVSKFLENLGYKKDDLTFMPISAQKTYGIKDRVSKDLAPWYDGPSLLEYLSNMKLPERKINAPFMMPITAKYRDMGTMVEGRVESGVIKKNANCIIMPNRTKVEITALYGETEDEIPTGTCGDQVRMRLRGVEEEDLLPGFVLCSPKRLVNCVSSFEAKIRILDLKSILTAGYNCVMHVHSAVEEVTFTSLLHKCEPGTGRRSKRPPPFASKGQTIIARLDVTSTAGAVCVERFEDYNQMGRFTLRDQGQTIAIGMITKLIKSDEDN is encoded by the exons ATGGCCGGCCAAACTCCGGAGTCCTGGGAGGATGAACTCTCTCAGCAGACTGAGGGCGTCAACCTGAACGCACAGAACCGGCCACAGCCCCAAGCTCCCTCTTTCCGTCCAGGAGTTGCCTCTTTCCAACCAGGAGCCGCTTCTTTCGTGCCCGGTCAGTCTTTCCAAGGGTATGGTGGCTTCCAGCAATACGGCCAGTATGGCCAGCAAGCCTATGGCGGTTACCCATATGGTCAGCAGCAGGCCTATGGTCAGTATGGAGCGTATGCTCAGCAACCTGGTGGCTACAACCAACCATACAACCAGCAATACGGCGGCTACCAGCaaccacagcaacagcaacaacctgCTCAACAGCAACCCCAAGCTACGCAGCAGCCCAAGGCTGCTGAATCCCAGCCTGCCCAATCGGCGCCCAAACCTGCCGCCGTCGCCGCTCCCAAAGCTAAAGTTCTGTCTATCGGTGGCGCTAGCGACTCTCCTGCTGCCCCTAAGACCAAGGTCCTTTCGATCGGTACCCCCTCTCCTGCTCCTGCCTCGAATACACCATCTTCGGGATCTGCGACTCCTGGAGACTCCAAGGGACCCGATGCTGCTCAGGCAGCCGCCAAGGTGACAGCTACGAAGGCTATTGAgaagacggagaagaaggcagaaCAGAAGGCTGCCGCCAGCGGCAAATcatctcctgctcctgcGTCCGGTCGCTCTAGCCCCGGAAGATCCAGCCCTTCCCGAGCCGAAGTTGCTAAGGCTGCCCGTGCCGCAGATGCCGTCGCCAAGGAGCAACAGGCCGACGTTGACGAAGCTACACTGAAGGAAATTTatggtgagaagaaggagcatgTGAACATCGTGTTCATCGGACACGTTGATGCCGGAAAGTCCACCCTGGGTGGATCCATCCTGTACGTCACTGGCATGGTGGACGAGCGAACTTTGGATAAGTATAAGAGAGATGCCAAGGAGGCCGGTCGTGAGACTTGGTATCTTTCTTGGGCTTTGGATTTGACGAACGAAGAGCGAGCCAAGGGGAAGACGGTCGAGGTTGGCCGTGCTCACTTCAAGCTTGATGTGCAGTCTCCCGACGGACCTATCGAGAGACACTTCTCCATTTTGGATGCCCCTGGTCACAAAGCATACGTTCACCACATGATTGGTGGTGCTTCACAGGCTGATGTTGGTGTTCTGGTCATCTCCGCACGAAAGGGTGAATACGAAACTGGATTCGAAAAGGGCGGCCAGACCCGTGAACACGCTTTGCTGGCGAGAAATACAGGTGTTCAGAAGCTGGTCGTTGCTGTCAACAAGATGGACGACCCTACTGTGGAATGGAGCCATGCCCGTTACAAGGAGTGCACGGTCAAGGTCTCGAAGTTTTTGGAGAACCTCGGCTACAAGAAGGATGATCTTACCTTCATGCCTATCTCCGCTCAAAAGACATACGGTATCAAGGATCGTGTTTCTAAGGACCTTGCACCTTGGTACGATGGCCCCTCTCTTTTGGAGTACCTGTCCAACATGAAGCTGCCTGAGCGTAAGATCAATGCGCCTTTCATGATGCCCATTACCGCGAAGTATCGAGACATGGGTACCATGGTCGAAGGCCGTGTTGAGTCCGGtgtgatcaagaagaacgcTAATTGCATCATTATGCCCAACCGCACCAAGGTTGAAATCACAGCTCTCTATGGAGAGACTGAGGATGAGATCCCGACTGGCACTTGCGGTGACCAAGTCCGCATGCGTCTCCGCggtgtggaagaagaagatctccttccCGGTTTTGTGCTTTGCTCCCCGAAGCGTCTGGTGAACTGTGTGTCAAGCTTTGAGGCCAAGATTAGGATTCTCGATCTGAAGAGCATTCTCACTGCCGGTTACAACTGTGTTATGCACGTTCACTCGGCCGTTGAAGAGGTTACATTTACCTCCCTGCTGCACAAGTGCGAGCCTGGTACAGGCCGTAGGAGCAAGCGCCCGCCTCCCTTCGCCAGTAAGGGTCAGACAATCATCGCCCGTCTCGATGTCACTAGCACTGCTGGTGCCGTCTGTGTCGAGCGTTTCGAGGACTACAACCAAATGGGACGGTTCACCCTGCGTGATCAG GGACAAACCATTGCCATTGGTATGATCACCAAGCTCATCAAGAGTGACGAGGACAACTAA
- a CDS encoding RanGTP-binding protein (predicted protein) produces the protein MNYAIRSGIAITAKYAIRQSSRLLKNVENAEEREELLVLQQRLESKIQVISPAIDMIELIAARGNTSLESAVSLTKSLRWDIQALGQRLANAAASEEIARKGGQSSISRSQIDDEIKSIIKDIRRLLVRIEDAVPLMNLAITTSGAKLSTNLPATISPSRLLQASTFLTAGDTQYSMSPSQAVQIGPTFTLSMYMLFASHLRSHDDEGIRETTWKEVMHKARLKLRRVPMDLAVNSQTQLPRTQIAAEARVDEYAYQLLIIEDLDDGRVHTFEEDEPQPQTFEGVVSAGLREILPIHQISKIFYADTGKILNISPDGEVNNPVILLKRDINAIPPRRMVEREEAFDYSNEDSDQDEEEVDEVQAQLDAQLNGAGAPSTYPNFHESSIPEEWRLPKDLDPEWIAFEVYNEDDESDSESDDENLRPSAKGDSIDPELMAKLSLDSDATPSRQGALGESPSQHMATTTVTNPHFNNIRTSLSLLETLLRLTSLQQFQQQSHLSISDELLNFFLEESSTTGAGGDEQHRQRLRADARRRVGWDPYDESPMKRRGEDYQYGWVPEGTPSAYPRESSEFPYSPSDRLRGFQLRSRENTPETPPRSRRNTPRQPDMRQHSTLRSTPAYMDKGSRKNSPLPNRSTSASGDDSERAGHESSEEKP, from the exons ATGAACTATGCCATTCG CTCCGGAATCGCTATAACGGCTAAATATGCCATTCGTCAGTCGTCGCGACTGCTTAAA AATGTTGAGAATGCCGAAGAACGCGAAGAGCTGCTTGTACTACAACAGCGGCTAGAAAGCAAGATTCAG GTTATTTCACCTGCTATTGACATGATTGAGCTGAT TGCCGCACGAGGAAACACATCTCTTGAGTCCGCAGTTTCTCTCACAAAATCTTTACGGTGGGATATTCAGGCCTTGGGCCAGCGATTGGCGAATGCTGCTGCGTCCGAAGAAATAGCTCGAAAGGGGGGACAGTCCTCAATAAGTCGCTCTCAAATTGATGACGAGATCAAGTCCATCATAAAGGACATCAGGAGGCTTTTAGTGCGAATCGAGGATGCAGTGCCGCTTATGAACCTTGCCATCACTACCTCCGGCGCCAAATTATCAACTAACCTCCCAGCGACCATATCACCATCCCGGCTGCTGCAGGCCAGTACATTTCTTACCGCAGGCGACACCCAGTACTCAATGTCCCCGTCACAAGCGGTCCAGATAGGCCCTACTTTTACTCTATCAATGTACATGCTTTTCGCCAGTCATCTCCGGTCCCACGATGACGAAGGCATTCGTGAAACGACGTGGAAGGAGGTCATGCATAAAGCACGTTTGAAGCTTCGACGTGTGCCGATGGACCTTGCTGTCAATTCCCAAACACAGCTACCGCGCACGCAAATCGCTGCTGAAGCAAGGGTAGATGAGTATGCTTACCAACTCTTAATTATAGAGGATTTAGATGATGGAAGAGTCCATACttttgaagaagatgagcctCAACCTCAGACTTTTGAAGGTGTCGTTTCCGCTGGCCTGCGCGAGATTCTTCCGATACACCAGATCTCGAAGATCTTCTATGCCGATACTGGTAAAATTTTGAATATCAGCCCCGATGGCGAGGTTAACAATCCGGTAATACTCCTGAAGAGAGATATCAATGCTATACCTCCACGGCGCATGGTGGAAAGGGAGGAAGCATTCGATTATTCAAACGAGGACTCGGAtcaagacgaggaggaagtaGATGAGGTTCAGGCACAGCTGGACGCCCAGTTAAATGGGGCGGGCGCTCCGTCCACTTACCCCAACTTTCATGAGAGCTCAATACCGGAAGAATGGCGCCTTCCCAAAGACCTTGACCCTGAGTGGATCGCGTTTGAGGTTTataatgaagatgacgaatCAGACTCAGAATCCGATGACGAGAACCTCAGACCCTCAGCTAAGGGGGATTCCATAGATCCAGAGCTGATGGCGAAACTCTCCCTTGATTCAGATGCAACACCATCCCGACAAGGAGCCTTGGGAGAGTCGCCTTCTCAACATATGGCTACAACTACAGTCACAAACCCTCATTTCAATAATATTCGTACTTCTCTGTCCCTCCTAGAGACGCTCCTCCGCCTCACGTCACTGCAACAATTTCAGCAGCAGTCCCATTTATCCATTAGCGATGAACTCctgaacttcttcttggaggagTCTTCAACTACTGGAGCTGGTGGGGACGAGCAACATCGCCAGCGTCTTCGTGCTGATGCACGCCGCAGAGTCGGATGGGATCCCTACGATGAAAGTCCTATGAAGAGACGAGGTGAAGATTATCAGTATGGCTGGGTCCCTGAAGGCACACCATCAGCATACCCGCGTGAAAGCAGCGAATTTCCCTATTCTCCTAGCGACAGGCTCCGAGGCTTCCAGCTACGTTCCCGAGAGAATACACCGGAAACACCTCCGCGATCTCGCCGTAATACCCCCAGACAACCCGACATGAGACAGCACAGTACCCTACGCAGCACGCCTGCTTATATGGATAAGGGCTCACGGAAAAACTCTCCGCTTCCTAATCGGTCTACATCTGCATCTGGTGATGATTCGGAGCGTGCTGGACATGAATCAAGCGAGGAAAAACCATGA